In a single window of the Burkholderia pyrrocinia genome:
- a CDS encoding dihydrodipicolinate synthase family protein, with product MQHQQQSSVTIEGIVPVMLTPFDDAGAIDYAGLERLIEWYLAHGADALFAVAQSSEMQFLSLAERAELARFVVERVAGRVPVVASGHISDDLDAQVAELCAAAESGAQGVVLVTNRLDPQRKGSAALLDRLHKLLARLPSDLPLGLYECPAPYRRLLSDDELRACIDTGRFVMLKDVSCDLETVKRRVALAAGSPLKILNANAAIAWDAMKAGSAGFNGVFTNFHPDLYRWLRTQGDTNPALADELSTFLVVSAVSEVLGYPALAKLYHQRIGTFGSIKCRAIDYDVRERFWALDAVLDKIVAGTEHFRRRIVAQ from the coding sequence ATGCAACACCAGCAGCAATCGAGCGTGACCATCGAGGGGATCGTACCGGTGATGCTGACGCCGTTCGACGACGCCGGCGCGATCGACTACGCAGGGCTCGAGCGGCTCATCGAATGGTATCTGGCGCATGGCGCGGATGCGTTGTTCGCGGTCGCGCAGTCGAGCGAGATGCAGTTCCTGAGTCTTGCCGAACGCGCGGAACTGGCGCGTTTCGTGGTCGAGCGGGTGGCCGGGCGCGTGCCCGTCGTCGCATCGGGGCACATCAGCGACGATCTCGACGCGCAGGTCGCCGAGCTGTGCGCGGCGGCCGAATCGGGTGCGCAGGGCGTCGTGCTCGTGACCAACCGGCTCGATCCGCAGCGCAAGGGCAGCGCCGCGTTGCTCGACCGTCTTCACAAGCTGCTCGCGCGACTGCCGTCGGATCTGCCGCTCGGCCTGTATGAGTGCCCGGCGCCTTACCGGCGGCTCCTGTCGGATGACGAATTGCGCGCGTGCATCGACACGGGCCGGTTCGTGATGCTCAAGGACGTGAGCTGCGACCTCGAGACCGTGAAGCGGCGGGTCGCGCTCGCCGCGGGATCGCCGCTGAAGATCCTGAACGCGAACGCCGCGATTGCATGGGACGCGATGAAGGCGGGGTCCGCGGGTTTCAACGGCGTATTCACCAACTTCCATCCGGATCTCTACCGTTGGTTGCGCACGCAAGGAGACACGAACCCGGCGCTGGCCGACGAACTGTCGACGTTCCTGGTCGTGTCGGCGGTGTCGGAAGTGCTGGGCTACCCGGCGCTCGCGAAGCTCTATCACCAGCGGATCGGCACCTTCGGGTCGATCAAATGCCGCGCGATCGATTACGATGTGCGCGAACGATTCTGGGCGCTCGACGCGGTGCTCGACAAGATCGTGGCCGGTACCGAGCATTTCCGCCGGCGGATCGTTGCGCAATAG
- a CDS encoding MFS transporter has translation MSENQSVPHAPPRIRRGQRIALALLMASGIVNYLDRGTLAVASSAIRGDLGLSLAQMGLLLSAFSWSYALCQFPVGGLVDRIGPRRLLGIGLIVWSFAQASGGIVSTFGWFIVARIVLGIGEAPQFPSAARVVSNWFPLRARGTPTGIFNAASPLGTALAPLLLSIVVASFDWRWAFIATGALGLVVAVVWFALYRDPVRAQLTADERGYLDADAQSVVAAPKLTFGEWRSLFSHGTTWGMLIGFFGSVYLNWVYLTWLPGYLTMERHMSLIRTGFAASVPFLCGFVGSLVAGWLSDVVTRRSRSPVVSRRNAVVVAMLGMVAFTIPAALVQSNAVALACISVVIFLANAASASSWALATAAAPPNRVASLGAIQNFGGFIGGALAPILTGIIAQKWSFVPALLTAAAIAFAGAMAYLLLVRKPIPEQAANAASEALPA, from the coding sequence ATGAGCGAAAACCAATCTGTTCCGCACGCGCCGCCGCGTATCCGGCGCGGACAACGCATCGCGCTTGCGCTGTTGATGGCGAGCGGGATCGTCAATTATCTCGATCGCGGCACGCTGGCCGTCGCGAGCTCGGCGATCCGGGGCGATCTCGGCTTGTCGCTCGCGCAGATGGGGCTGCTGCTGTCGGCGTTCTCGTGGAGCTACGCGCTGTGCCAGTTTCCGGTGGGCGGGCTCGTCGACCGCATCGGTCCGCGCCGGCTGCTCGGTATCGGGCTGATCGTCTGGTCGTTCGCGCAGGCGTCCGGCGGCATCGTGTCCACCTTCGGCTGGTTCATCGTCGCGCGCATCGTGCTCGGCATCGGCGAGGCGCCGCAGTTCCCGTCGGCTGCGCGGGTGGTGAGCAACTGGTTTCCGCTGCGTGCGCGCGGCACGCCGACCGGCATTTTCAACGCCGCGTCGCCGCTCGGTACCGCGCTCGCGCCGTTGCTGCTGTCGATCGTCGTCGCGTCGTTCGACTGGCGCTGGGCGTTCATTGCGACGGGCGCACTCGGTCTCGTCGTGGCCGTCGTCTGGTTTGCGCTGTACCGCGATCCGGTGCGCGCGCAACTGACCGCCGACGAGCGCGGCTATCTCGATGCCGATGCGCAAAGCGTCGTCGCGGCGCCGAAACTGACTTTCGGCGAATGGCGCAGCCTGTTCTCGCACGGCACGACCTGGGGGATGCTGATCGGCTTTTTCGGTTCCGTGTACCTGAACTGGGTGTACCTGACCTGGCTGCCCGGGTACCTGACGATGGAGCGGCACATGAGCCTGATCCGTACCGGATTCGCCGCGTCGGTGCCGTTCCTGTGCGGATTCGTCGGCTCGCTGGTCGCCGGCTGGCTGTCGGACGTGGTCACGCGTCGCAGCCGTTCGCCGGTCGTGAGCCGCCGCAATGCGGTGGTGGTCGCGATGCTCGGGATGGTCGCATTCACGATCCCGGCCGCGCTCGTGCAGAGCAATGCGGTTGCGCTCGCATGCATTTCGGTCGTGATCTTTCTCGCCAACGCGGCGTCGGCCAGTTCGTGGGCGCTCGCGACGGCGGCAGCGCCGCCGAACCGCGTCGCATCGCTCGGTGCGATCCAGAATTTCGGCGGTTTCATCGGCGGTGCGCTTGCGCCGATCCTGACGGGCATCATTGCGCAGAAGTGGTCGTTCGTGCCCGCGCTGCTGACCGCCGCGGCGATCGCGTTCGCCGGCGCGATGGCCTACCTGCTGCTGGTGCGCAAGCCGATTCCCGAGCAGGCCGCGAATGCCGCGTCCGAAGCGTTGCCGGCTTAG
- the rbsK gene encoding ribokinase: MNSARSSHIAVVGSVNIDLVTRAPRLPVPGETLLGTEFQTVHGGKGANQAVAAARLGAPVAMIGCVGDDAFGARLHGALAAERIDVTHLHRIGGATTGVAAITVDDGGANSIVVVPGANACLDADRIDAARETIAGAALLVCQLEVPIATVARAIACASTHHTPVLLNPAPAQPLFDALLARIDYLVVNETEAESLTGIAVGDDASAVRAADALRAKGVGNVLVTLGARGVCWRGSAGNGRHRAMAVVAVDTTAAGDTFVGGFAAARASGASMDDAIGFGQRAAAISVTRYGAQTSIPTREEVTRMDT, from the coding sequence ATGAACAGTGCCCGTTCATCGCATATCGCTGTCGTCGGCAGCGTGAACATCGACCTCGTCACGCGTGCGCCGCGCCTGCCGGTGCCGGGCGAGACGCTGCTCGGCACGGAATTCCAGACCGTTCACGGCGGCAAGGGGGCGAACCAGGCGGTCGCGGCCGCGCGCCTGGGTGCGCCGGTCGCGATGATCGGCTGCGTCGGCGACGACGCGTTCGGTGCACGCCTGCACGGCGCGCTGGCGGCGGAACGGATCGACGTGACGCACCTGCATCGCATCGGCGGCGCGACGACCGGCGTTGCCGCGATCACGGTCGACGACGGCGGCGCGAACAGCATCGTCGTCGTGCCCGGCGCGAATGCGTGCCTCGATGCCGACCGGATCGACGCGGCGCGCGAAACGATCGCCGGGGCGGCGCTGCTCGTCTGCCAGCTTGAAGTGCCGATCGCGACCGTGGCGCGCGCGATTGCCTGTGCGAGCACGCACCACACGCCGGTGCTGCTCAATCCCGCGCCTGCGCAGCCGCTGTTCGACGCATTGCTGGCGCGGATCGACTACCTCGTCGTCAACGAAACCGAAGCCGAGTCGCTGACCGGCATCGCCGTCGGCGACGATGCGTCGGCCGTGCGCGCCGCCGATGCGCTGCGCGCGAAGGGCGTCGGCAACGTGCTGGTTACGCTCGGCGCGCGCGGCGTCTGCTGGCGCGGCAGCGCAGGGAACGGTCGCCATCGCGCGATGGCGGTGGTCGCGGTCGATACGACTGCGGCAGGCGACACGTTCGTCGGCGGGTTTGCGGCGGCGCGGGCGAGCGGCGCGTCGATGGACGACGCGATCGGCTTCGGTCAGCGTGCGGCCGCGATCAGCGTCACGCGCTACGGCGCACAGACCTCGATCCCGACACGCGAAGAAGTGACACGTATGGATACCTGA
- a CDS encoding LacI family DNA-binding transcriptional regulator: MSTPPSRGGAARARRGSGRSVLGDVAKLAGVSTATVSRVYNDPGKVSADVQQRVRDAARALNWIPNAAGRALASTRTHITGAIIPTLDDQVFASQVAGMQTVMAEHGITLFLGCSNYDPAQALAQVRAMLSRGVEAVSLVGEAYPPELFELLAMHGVPYVVTYAYRDDSPHCCIGFDNRAAFARLTTHLLDLGHRDFAIIMQPSADNDRVQARLRGIHDTLAAHGLAVRPVHQHEGAATIAFGRASLRAIADSDAATRPTAVICGNDALALGALLEAQALGIDVPAQLSITGFDDIALAREIQPPLTTMWVDTDAIGRQAAHALLDALENGATGPGHAVLPELRMRESAAPPAQARVSRKK, translated from the coding sequence ATGAGCACGCCCCCGTCCCGCGGCGGCGCGGCGCGTGCGCGCCGCGGCAGCGGCCGCTCGGTGCTCGGCGATGTCGCGAAGCTGGCCGGCGTGTCGACCGCGACCGTCTCGCGCGTGTACAACGATCCCGGCAAGGTGTCGGCCGACGTGCAGCAGCGCGTGCGCGACGCGGCGCGCGCACTGAACTGGATTCCGAATGCGGCCGGCCGCGCGCTCGCGTCCACGCGCACCCATATCACCGGCGCGATCATTCCGACGCTCGACGACCAGGTGTTCGCGTCGCAGGTCGCGGGCATGCAGACGGTCATGGCGGAGCACGGCATCACGCTGTTCCTCGGCTGCTCGAACTACGATCCCGCGCAGGCGCTGGCGCAGGTGCGCGCGATGCTGTCGCGCGGCGTGGAAGCCGTGTCGCTGGTCGGCGAAGCGTATCCGCCGGAACTGTTCGAACTCCTTGCGATGCACGGCGTGCCGTATGTCGTCACGTACGCGTATCGCGACGACAGCCCGCACTGCTGCATCGGCTTCGACAACCGCGCGGCGTTCGCGCGGCTCACCACGCACCTGCTCGATCTCGGCCACCGCGATTTCGCGATCATCATGCAGCCGTCGGCCGACAACGACCGCGTGCAGGCCCGCCTGCGCGGCATTCACGACACGCTTGCCGCACACGGGCTCGCGGTACGCCCGGTGCATCAGCACGAAGGCGCGGCCACGATCGCGTTCGGGCGGGCGAGCCTGCGCGCGATCGCCGACAGCGACGCGGCGACGCGGCCGACGGCCGTGATCTGCGGCAACGATGCGCTCGCGCTCGGCGCGTTGCTCGAGGCGCAGGCGCTCGGCATCGACGTGCCCGCGCAATTGTCGATCACCGGGTTCGACGATATCGCGCTCGCGCGCGAGATCCAGCCGCCGCTGACGACGATGTGGGTCGACACCGATGCGATCGGGCGCCAGGCCGCACATGCGTTGCTCGACGCGCTCGAGAATGGCGCAACGGGGCCCGGTCATGCCGTCCTGCCCGAGTTGCGCATGCGGGAATCGGCCGCGCCGCCGGCGCAGGCTCGCGTGTCGCGCAAAAAATGA
- a CDS encoding lysozyme inhibitor LprI family protein — MTIQNRSNARGQAAIPARDARYTHLRSVAAAALLALLPIAARAAGFDCAKAASPAEKTICADTALSKLDGDLSAAWKKALAKGGDTAALKAAQLKWLKQRDQCGNDAPCLGDRYRERLASLNGTPLAADRWQQTWYLTSDNPSFGGVLTLTGTAPRLHFELSANNGANTGGLDGDIVLHGDSGTYRKDKCRLDFDRKGGRIRVTQQGADFDCGAGAGVVYSGDYVTASQFQAKPQADLLSLKVVTDATQNATAHKLLGADYSTLVDMVNYSAEEKDLDGLNARVKSYWVRGIATTNAAIVMSRGTDLWIGLLVFDAQNKVRMRYYSNAPAWKKNVPKTIQAWHDNLDKTLPIDVMQ; from the coding sequence ATGACCATCCAGAACCGATCGAACGCGCGCGGGCAAGCCGCGATTCCCGCACGTGATGCGCGGTACACGCACCTGCGATCCGTCGCGGCGGCCGCGCTGCTGGCGCTGTTGCCGATCGCCGCGCGTGCGGCCGGCTTCGACTGCGCGAAGGCCGCTTCGCCGGCCGAGAAGACGATCTGCGCCGACACCGCGCTGTCGAAGCTCGACGGCGACCTGTCGGCCGCGTGGAAGAAGGCGCTTGCGAAAGGCGGCGATACGGCCGCGCTGAAGGCCGCGCAGTTGAAGTGGCTCAAGCAGCGCGACCAGTGCGGCAACGATGCGCCGTGCCTCGGCGACCGCTATCGCGAACGGCTCGCGAGCCTGAACGGCACGCCGCTTGCCGCCGACCGCTGGCAGCAGACGTGGTACCTGACGAGCGACAATCCGTCGTTCGGCGGCGTGCTGACGTTGACCGGCACCGCGCCTCGCCTGCATTTCGAATTGAGCGCCAACAACGGCGCGAATACCGGCGGGCTCGACGGCGACATCGTGCTGCACGGCGACAGCGGCACCTACCGCAAGGACAAATGCCGGCTCGATTTCGACCGGAAAGGCGGACGCATTCGCGTCACGCAACAGGGCGCGGATTTCGATTGCGGCGCCGGCGCGGGCGTCGTCTACTCGGGCGACTACGTGACCGCATCGCAGTTCCAGGCCAAGCCGCAGGCCGACTTGCTGAGCCTCAAGGTCGTGACCGACGCGACGCAGAACGCGACCGCGCACAAGCTGCTCGGCGCCGACTACTCGACGCTCGTCGACATGGTCAATTACAGCGCAGAAGAAAAGGATCTCGACGGGCTCAACGCGCGCGTGAAGTCGTACTGGGTGCGCGGCATCGCGACGACGAACGCGGCGATCGTGATGAGCCGCGGCACCGATCTGTGGATCGGGCTGCTCGTATTCGACGCGCAGAACAAGGTCCGGATGCGCTATTACTCGAACGCGCCGGCGTGGAAGAAAAACGTGCCGAAGACCATCCAGGCGTGGCACGACAATCTCGACAAGACGCTGCCGATCGACGTGATGCAGTAA
- a CDS encoding Fic family protein: MSGDYTFIWESADWPAWRFDLPALATSLADVSRAQGMLAGRLADVGLALRDEASLVALTEDVVKTSAIEGENLNVASVRSSIARRLGVDIGALAPVDRHVEGVVDMVLDATTHSAAPVTESRLFGWHAALFPTGYSGMSRITVGAWRTDASGPMQVVSGPIGRQRVHFEAPPAARLTGEIARFLAWFNAAPVEPLLIRAGLAHLWFVTLHPFDDGNGRIARALGDLVLARADRSPQRFYSLSAQIQRERNAYYDVLERTQRGSLDVTEWLAWFLNALGSAIDHAHTTLDAVLVKARFWRRRAGFAMNERQVKVMNRLLDGFEGKLTTTKWAALAKCSQDTALRDITELVEHGVLRRSSSGGRSTSYELVPFDG; the protein is encoded by the coding sequence ATGAGCGGAGATTACACCTTCATCTGGGAATCGGCCGACTGGCCTGCATGGCGCTTCGATCTCCCTGCACTTGCCACGTCACTCGCCGACGTCAGCCGTGCGCAAGGCATGCTGGCCGGGCGACTGGCGGATGTCGGCCTGGCGCTGCGCGACGAGGCGAGCCTGGTTGCGCTGACGGAAGACGTCGTCAAGACCAGCGCCATCGAGGGCGAAAACCTGAACGTCGCATCGGTCCGGTCGTCGATTGCGCGCCGGCTCGGGGTCGATATCGGTGCGCTGGCGCCGGTCGATCGCCACGTCGAGGGCGTGGTCGACATGGTGCTGGATGCGACGACTCATTCGGCGGCACCGGTCACCGAAAGCCGTCTGTTCGGATGGCATGCAGCCCTGTTCCCAACCGGCTATTCGGGGATGTCGCGGATCACGGTCGGCGCATGGCGTACGGATGCAAGCGGGCCGATGCAGGTGGTGTCCGGGCCGATCGGTCGACAGCGCGTGCATTTCGAAGCACCGCCCGCCGCGCGCCTGACCGGCGAGATCGCGCGCTTTCTCGCCTGGTTCAATGCCGCGCCGGTTGAACCCCTGCTGATCCGGGCCGGCCTGGCCCACCTCTGGTTCGTCACGCTCCATCCGTTCGACGACGGCAACGGCCGTATCGCGCGAGCGCTCGGGGATCTCGTCCTCGCGCGCGCCGATCGGAGTCCGCAACGCTTCTATAGCCTGTCGGCGCAAATCCAGCGTGAGCGCAACGCGTATTACGACGTGCTGGAGCGGACGCAGCGCGGTTCGCTCGACGTCACGGAATGGCTCGCGTGGTTCTTGAATGCACTCGGCAGCGCCATCGATCACGCGCACACGACGCTCGACGCGGTGCTGGTCAAGGCGCGCTTCTGGCGGCGACGTGCGGGCTTCGCGATGAACGAACGTCAGGTCAAGGTCATGAATCGCTTGCTCGACGGTTTCGAAGGGAAGCTGACGACCACCAAGTGGGCGGCCCTCGCGAAGTGCTCGCAAGACACGGCGCTGCGCGACATCACGGAACTCGTCGAGCACGGTGTGCTGCGTCGCTCATCGTCCGGCGGGCGGAGCACGAGTTACGAGCTGGTGCCGTTCGACGGCTGA
- a CDS encoding LysR family transcriptional regulator has translation MELNDLRIFVATVDAGSFTAAADQLMLSKQFVSRRTMALEASLGVRLLHRNTRNLAVTESGQEFYARAQRILAEIADAEQAMSVRSTELHGSLKISAPLSFGITHVSPLIAEFLSAHPAVRLNLDLTDRRVDLIGEGFDLVLRIGSLEDSSLIARPLGAWRMIACASPAYLKRQGTPETPADLAGHTCLLYGRERRVGWEFRVDGAARTFDVQGPLVANNGEVVRDAAIAGLGIALLPHFIVGAALDSGALVPVLDAYAPSPITLNAVFPQHREGFVTLRTFIGFLAERLGEAAPAAKGGAGRRR, from the coding sequence ATGGAACTCAACGACTTGCGGATCTTCGTCGCGACAGTCGACGCGGGCAGCTTCACGGCGGCGGCCGACCAGCTGATGCTGTCCAAGCAGTTCGTCAGCCGGCGCACGATGGCGCTGGAGGCGTCGCTCGGCGTGCGGCTTCTGCACCGCAACACGCGCAATCTCGCGGTGACCGAATCGGGGCAGGAGTTTTATGCGCGGGCGCAGCGGATCCTCGCGGAGATCGCCGACGCCGAGCAGGCGATGTCGGTGCGCAGCACCGAGCTGCACGGCTCGCTGAAGATCAGCGCGCCGCTGTCGTTCGGGATCACGCACGTGTCGCCGCTGATCGCCGAATTCCTGTCCGCGCACCCGGCCGTGCGGTTGAACCTCGACCTGACAGACCGGCGCGTCGACCTGATCGGCGAGGGCTTCGATCTGGTGCTGCGGATCGGCTCGCTCGAGGATTCGTCGCTGATCGCGCGCCCGCTCGGTGCGTGGCGGATGATCGCGTGCGCGAGCCCCGCCTATCTGAAGCGGCAGGGCACGCCCGAGACGCCGGCCGATCTCGCCGGCCACACGTGCCTGCTGTACGGGCGCGAGCGGCGCGTCGGCTGGGAATTCCGCGTCGACGGCGCGGCGCGCACGTTCGACGTGCAGGGGCCGCTCGTCGCGAACAACGGCGAAGTCGTGCGCGACGCGGCGATCGCGGGGCTCGGCATCGCGCTGCTGCCGCACTTCATCGTCGGCGCGGCGCTCGACAGCGGCGCGCTCGTGCCGGTGCTCGACGCGTATGCGCCGTCGCCGATCACGCTCAACGCGGTGTTTCCGCAGCATCGCGAAGGGTTCGTCACGCTGCGCACGTTCATCGGGTTTCTCGCGGAGCGGCTCGGGGAGGCCGCGCCGGCGGCGAAGGGCGGGGCCGGCAGGCGGCGGTAG
- a CDS encoding pirin family protein, which yields MIEIRAANQRGRAEHGWLSSRHTFSFANYYDPKQVGFSDLLVINDDRVAQGGGFGTHPHRDMEILSYVLDGALEHKDSMGTGSVIVPGDVQLMSAGTGVRHSEFNHSAERPVHFLQIWVGPAEKGAEPRYQQTNVAADDKRGKLTLVVSPNGDAGSLKIRQDTRIYAGLFDGDERATLELAPDRFAYVHVARGSVTVNGVTLGEGDGARIRGEQALTFADGNDAEVLVFDLRPVEVTAEWA from the coding sequence ATGATCGAAATCCGTGCAGCAAACCAACGTGGCCGTGCGGAGCATGGCTGGCTCAGCTCCCGTCATACGTTTTCGTTCGCGAATTACTACGATCCGAAGCAGGTCGGCTTCTCCGACCTGCTCGTGATCAACGACGACCGCGTCGCGCAGGGCGGCGGCTTCGGCACGCACCCGCACCGCGACATGGAAATCCTGTCGTACGTACTCGACGGCGCGCTGGAACACAAGGACTCGATGGGCACCGGGTCGGTGATCGTGCCGGGCGACGTGCAGTTGATGAGCGCGGGCACGGGCGTGCGCCACAGCGAGTTCAACCATTCGGCGGAAAGGCCGGTCCACTTCCTGCAGATCTGGGTCGGGCCGGCCGAAAAGGGTGCCGAGCCGCGTTATCAGCAGACGAATGTCGCGGCCGACGACAAGCGCGGCAAGCTCACGCTGGTCGTGTCGCCGAACGGCGACGCCGGTTCGCTGAAGATCCGCCAGGACACGCGGATCTACGCAGGCCTGTTCGACGGCGATGAACGCGCTACGCTGGAACTGGCACCGGACCGCTTTGCTTACGTGCACGTTGCACGCGGCAGCGTGACGGTCAACGGCGTGACGCTCGGCGAAGGCGACGGCGCTCGCATCCGCGGCGAACAGGCGCTGACGTTCGCCGACGGCAACGATGCCGAAGTGCTGGTGTTCGACCTGCGTCCGGTCGAAGTGACGGCCGAGTGGGCATGA
- the wrbA gene encoding NAD(P)H:quinone oxidoreductase, with amino-acid sequence MAKVLVLYYSSYGHVETMAQHIAEGAKSVPGVEVALKRVPETIPVDQARAIGVKVDQAAPVATVDELPDYDAIIFGTPTRFGNMAGQMRTFLDQTGSLWMKGALVGKIGSVFASTGTQHGGQETTITSFHTTLLHQGMVIVGVPYACSGLVNMSEITGGTPYGATTLAGADGSRQPSANELEIARYQGKHVAELASKLAS; translated from the coding sequence ATGGCCAAGGTACTCGTTCTTTACTACTCGTCCTACGGGCACGTCGAAACGATGGCGCAACACATCGCGGAAGGCGCGAAATCGGTGCCCGGCGTCGAGGTCGCGCTCAAGCGCGTGCCGGAAACGATCCCCGTCGACCAGGCCAGGGCCATCGGCGTGAAGGTCGACCAGGCCGCACCGGTCGCGACCGTGGACGAACTCCCCGATTACGACGCGATCATCTTCGGCACGCCGACCCGCTTCGGCAACATGGCCGGCCAGATGCGCACGTTCCTCGACCAGACCGGCAGCCTGTGGATGAAGGGCGCGCTCGTCGGCAAGATCGGCAGCGTGTTCGCGTCGACCGGCACGCAGCACGGCGGCCAGGAAACGACGATCACGTCGTTTCACACGACGCTGCTGCACCAGGGGATGGTGATCGTGGGTGTGCCGTACGCATGCAGCGGGCTCGTCAACATGAGCGAAATCACCGGCGGCACGCCGTACGGCGCGACGACGCTCGCGGGCGCGGACGGCAGCCGCCAGCCGAGCGCGAACGAACTCGAAATCGCTCGTTATCAGGGCAAGCACGTCGCGGAACTCGCGAGCAAGCTCGCGTCGTAA
- a CDS encoding LrgB family protein, which translates to MTAFPKLGAIWVYLAASPLLGLTITLVAYLFAQAVYARARFNPLANPVLIAVALIVVLLTITHTPYPTYFEGAQFVHFLLGPATVALALPLYRQWSKLRRSALPLLVGLLAGSLTAIVSAVGIAALFGASHQTIASLAPKSATTPIAMAVAAEIGGIPSLTAVLVISTGIFGAVCARGILNALRIDEPAVRGFALGVASHGIGTARAFQVSEEAGAFAGLGMGLNGVLTAFVVPILLPVLSRWV; encoded by the coding sequence ATGACGGCCTTCCCGAAACTCGGCGCGATCTGGGTCTACCTCGCCGCGAGCCCGTTGCTGGGCCTGACCATCACGCTGGTCGCGTATCTGTTCGCGCAGGCCGTGTATGCGCGGGCGCGCTTCAATCCGCTCGCGAACCCGGTGCTGATCGCGGTCGCGCTGATCGTCGTGCTGCTGACGATCACGCATACGCCGTATCCGACCTACTTCGAAGGCGCGCAGTTCGTCCATTTCCTGCTCGGCCCCGCGACCGTCGCGCTCGCGCTGCCGTTGTACCGGCAGTGGTCGAAGCTGCGGCGCAGCGCGCTGCCGCTGCTCGTCGGCCTGCTCGCGGGCTCGCTGACCGCGATCGTGTCGGCGGTCGGCATCGCCGCGCTGTTTGGCGCATCGCACCAGACGATCGCGTCGCTCGCGCCGAAATCGGCGACGACGCCGATCGCGATGGCGGTCGCCGCGGAGATCGGCGGCATTCCGTCGCTGACCGCCGTGCTCGTGATCTCGACCGGGATTTTCGGCGCGGTGTGCGCGCGCGGAATCCTCAACGCGCTGCGGATCGACGAGCCGGCCGTGCGCGGGTTCGCGCTCGGCGTCGCGTCGCACGGGATCGGCACCGCGCGCGCGTTCCAGGTCAGCGAGGAAGCCGGCGCGTTCGCCGGGCTCGGGATGGGGCTGAACGGCGTGCTGACGGCCTTCGTCGTGCCGATCCTGCTGCCGGTGTTGTCGCGCTGGGTTTGA
- a CDS encoding CidA/LrgA family protein: MLQAFAVLLVFQCLGEGVSYLFGLPVPGPVIGMLLLFGFVMLRPQVADAIEPTALELLRHLSLLFVPAGVGIMVSADRVRGDAVAVVVALAVSTTLAIAVTALVTRALLRRQRRAGGPAEGTQ; this comes from the coding sequence ATGCTGCAGGCGTTCGCGGTCTTGCTGGTCTTCCAGTGTCTCGGGGAAGGCGTGTCCTATCTGTTCGGCCTGCCGGTGCCGGGCCCGGTGATCGGCATGCTGCTGCTGTTCGGCTTCGTGATGCTGCGCCCGCAGGTGGCCGACGCGATCGAGCCGACCGCGCTCGAACTGCTGCGCCACCTGTCGCTGCTGTTCGTGCCGGCCGGTGTCGGCATCATGGTGTCGGCCGACCGCGTGCGCGGCGACGCGGTCGCGGTCGTCGTCGCGCTGGCGGTGAGCACCACGCTCGCGATCGCGGTGACGGCGCTCGTCACGCGCGCGCTGCTGCGGCGTCAACGCCGCGCGGGCGGTCCCGCGGAGGGCACGCAATGA